A genomic window from Lactobacillus sp. ESL0677 includes:
- a CDS encoding type II toxin-antitoxin system YafQ family toxin has translation MSDFVYKPAFESQFKKHYKKMLKGSKYQAKDFERVYRKLLCNKPLEARYNDYPLINRRPERDLHIKPDWLLIYKYDGEYVDFINTGSRSDLFK, from the coding sequence ATGAGTGATTTTGTCTATAAACCTGCTTTTGAAAGTCAGTTCAAAAAGCATTACAAGAAGATGTTAAAAGGTAGCAAATATCAAGCGAAGGATTTTGAGCGAGTTTACCGCAAATTATTATGTAATAAACCGTTAGAAGCAAGATATAATGACTACCCGTTAATTAACCGTAGACCAGAACGAGACTTACATATCAAGCCAGACTGGTTGCTAATTTATAAATATGATGGTGAGTATGTAGATTTTATTAATACTGGTTCACGTTCAGATTTATTTAAGTAA
- a CDS encoding type II toxin-antitoxin system RelB/DinJ family antitoxin — protein sequence MTSQVHFRMDSEDKAKFEVVLKNIGLTPGEAFRIFAKKSIEAGGIPFEVTEPAPELQRSIKSRDYVDFDDPEAGLKWLNE from the coding sequence ATGACGAGTCAAGTGCATTTCAGAATGGATTCTGAAGATAAGGCTAAATTTGAAGTAGTTCTCAAAAACATTGGTTTAACACCAGGCGAGGCCTTTAGAATTTTTGCAAAAAAATCTATTGAAGCTGGAGGCATTCCGTTTGAAGTAACTGAGCCAGCTCCAGAACTTCAGCGTTCAATTAAGAGTCGTGATTATGTTGACTTTGATGATCCAGAAGCAGGGCTTAAGTGGCTAAATGAGTGA